The following coding sequences lie in one Miscanthus floridulus cultivar M001 chromosome 9, ASM1932011v1, whole genome shotgun sequence genomic window:
- the LOC136483586 gene encoding dirigent protein 22-like gives MAIKQKGVTTFLLFLVLAVVAVEAQLRDDEPTAAVGHAGKLRAKAAAAAAAPTHLHFYFHDTVSGKSPTAVRVVSPPASSPSPLFGMVNVMDDPLTEGPDQGSAAVIGRAQGLYMGSDQAKLGFLQAMNLVFTAGDYNGSTLALLGRNCPLDAVRELPVVGGTGAFRFARGYALLRTHWLDFSTGDATVEYDVYVMH, from the coding sequence ATGGCCATCAAGCAGAAAGGAGTGACGACGTTCCTGCTCTTCCTCGTGCTGGCAGTCGTCGCAGTCGAGGCCCAGCTGCGAGACGACGAGCCTACGGCCGCCGTCGGCCACGCCGGGAAGCTGCGGGcgaaggccgccgccgccgccgccgcaccgacGCACCTCCACTTCTACTTCCACGACACGGTGAGCGGCAAGTCCCCCACCGCGGTGCGCGTGGTGAGCCCGCcggcgtcgtcgccgtcgcccctGTTCGGGATGGTGAACGTGATGGACGACCCGCTGACGGAGGGGCCCGACCAGGGGTCCGCCGCCGTCATCGGCCGCGCCCAGGGCCTGTACATGGGGTCCGACCAGGCCAAGCTCGGCTTCCTGCAGGCCATGAACCTGGTGTTCACGGCGGGGGACTACAACGGCAGCACGCTCGCGCTGCTGGGCCGCAACTGCCCGCTCGACGCCGTCCGCGAGCTCCCCGTCGTCGGCGGCACGGGGGCGTTCCGCTTCGCCCGGGGCTACGCGCTGCTGCGCACCCACTGGCTCGACTTCAGCACCGGCGACGCCACCGTCGAGTACGACGTCTACGTCATGCACTAG